In Geotalea uraniireducens, the genomic window CTCCTTGCCGGGCGGAATGTTCTCCTGTTTCTGCCCGATGACCGTGTGGCAGAGATTGCAGTCCTTGGAAATCACTCGACCGTTCGCTGCTTTATGCTTTCCGTCATGACAGCGGAAGCAGCCCGGGGAATAGAAGTGACCAATGTGGTTCGGGTAGGTGTTCCACGCGACTTTCATTTTCGGGAAGAAGTTGCGGCTGTAAATATCTTTTACCTGTTCCACCGCGTGCTTGATTGCCGCAGCCTTCTGCTTCGCTACTTCCGGGTAATTCTTTGCATAGTAGGCGGGCAGCGCTTCACCGATGGCCGCCGTGGCTTCTTCCTGGGAGGCATAGGGTTTCTCCAGCAACTCAACCGCGACTTTTTTGATATATGGCAGCGTGGGATCGATCAATCCCGAGACGATATGCTCATCCATCTCCTGGCTGGGCGAGCGGTAAATATGGGTCGGCCGATTGTGACAGTCGGTGCAATCCATCAGCCGCTTGTTCGCCGCTGTGATCTCCTCTTTGCGCAGCGGCGCTTCGGTATTCATGTATTCGACGAATGACCCGTCCTTCTGCTGGACGGCAATATACGGGATATCGAGCCGTTTCTTATCGCGGGCGATATAGAACACCTCGGTGCCGATATGCCAATGGATACCTTTCGAGTGCGGGGATTTCGGTGTGCCGCCGATGTTGATCAGCATGTTGATCTCGCGCGGTGTGTTTTCCTTGTTCGGAGCATAGTGGTAAAACACCTTTTGCCGGCCTGAATAGAATTTTTCGGGCCAATGGCATTGCTCGCAGGTATCCCGGGCGGGGCGGAGATTCTCGATCGGCGTTTCAATCGGTGTCGGGTAGGTGTGCGCCAAGACGGCCCAGACTTGGCGGAGGCCCGATATCTTGGCCTTGACATACCATTTCGCCCCAGGGCCGACATGGCACTCAACGCATTTGACCCGGGCATGGGGAGAGTTTTTCCAGGCGGTATGTTCGGGCTGCATGACGGTGTGGCAGAGTTCGCCGCAGAATGTTGTCGATTCGGTGAATTCATAGCCGAGAATCGAAGCAATGGTGACGATTAGGACAAAGACGACCGTTGCCAGCACGAAAAAGATAAACAGATGCCGCTTGTGTGGATCGTTAAAATCGAGGGTTGGATAAACGGGAATCTCGTCGGGTCTGGCGGTCCGCTGCCGGTTTCTGGTCCGCCAACCGCCGAACGGGACGAGCAGGATGCCGAGAATGAGGAGTGCCGGGAAGGCAAAATAGACCAATAAGCCGATATAGGGCTGATCCATCCCGGTGATCATTTCCAGGGCCAGGAAGGTAATGATCAGGCCGGTGGCGACGAAAACGAACAAAAAACCGACCAGGCTGATAGGGTTCCACAAGTAGCCAGCCATTTTTCGTATGGACATGGTTCCTCCTTATGTAAAACATCGTTATGAAGGTGTTGGGTATTCTTAGATTAGCGAACAGGAATTTCCCGAACCGTTAATCTATAGGTTGTTGAGTTTAATTGTCAAATTAAAAATTAATTTATAGAAAGGCGTTCTTGCTTAGCTGGGCAGGACTCGACTGCTTCCAGATATGGGAATACGGTGATGCACAATACCGCTCACCCTGGCCGGCACTCGGCTTGACACCGGAGGGTGATTTTGTTAGCTTCGTCGATACGTGTAGCATCGGCATTCCGCACAATTTGCCGGCAAACACGGCACGTTAACTTTAGCTTCGCTCAACCTATGATAGCACGGGAGAACGCAATGGCAAAAAAACTCTTCATTCCGGGACCGGTCGAGGTCCATCCTGATATTCTCGCGGCGATGGCAATGCCGATGATCGGCCATCGGATGCCTGAGTATGCCGCGCTGCACGGTCGGGTGACGGGTGCCCTCAAGAAACTGCTCGCCACCGAGGAGAAAGTGTTTCTTGCCACGTCGAGCGCCTTTGGCGTCATGGAGGGGGCGGTCAGGAATCTGGTGAAGCGGCGGTGCGTAAATTTCTGCAACGGGGCTTTTTCCGACAAGTGGCACGATGTGACCAAACGGTGCGGTAAAGAAGCGGATGCCGTGAAGGTCGACTGGGGAAAGGCGATCACGCCGGACATTGTCGACCGGGCGCTGGCCACCGGCAAATACGACAGTCTGACGCTGATTCACAATGAGACGTCAACCGGCGTGATGTCGCCCCTGCCGGAGATTGCCGCGGTGCTGAAAAAATATCCCGAGGTGGTGTCGATCATCGATACGGTTTCCTCGATGAGCGCGCTCAGTATCCCGGTGGACGCCCTCGGCATTGATTGTTGCATCTTCGGCGTCCAGAAGGCCTTCGCTCTGCCCCCCGGTCTGGCGGTCTTTACTGCCAGTGCCAAGGCGCTGGAGCGCGCCGGTACGGTCGAGGGACGTGGCTATTACTTCGATTTTCTGGAGTTCGCTGCCAATGATCTGAAGAATAACACCCCATCAACTCCCTGTATTTCGCTGGTTTATGCGCTGGATCGCCAGTTGGAGCGGATTTTCAGCGAAGGGCTCGAACAGCGCTGGGCACGGCATCGCGAGATGGCCTCCCTGGTGCGGAATTGGGTTGTCGACCGTGGCTTCGGTTTCTTTGCCGAAGAGCCGTATCGCTCCCTGACGCTGACTTGTGCGGTGAACAGCCGCAACGTTGACCTCGCGGCGCTGAAAAAAATACTTGCCGGTCGTGGCTATGCGTTTGATGACGGTTACGGCAAGATCAAAGGGCAAACTTTCCGGATTGCCCACATGGGAGATATGCAGTGTGCCGATCTGTGCGAATTTTTGAGTGTCATTGACGAGAGCCTGGGGCAGCTTTCCTGAGCAATCTCCCTGCATCGCGTCGATTTGCTGCTATAATGTGACGGAAATGCCAGCCGGTGAGCTGGTGACGCTTGTTGTTTGGCGTGATTCTGGCATAGCAGTGACTGGGTGATTACGGTAAGGCGACGTTGATGCTTTTGGGCAAAGCGAGCGCCAGAGGGGGAAACAATGAAGTGTCCCGGTTGTGGCAGCAGAACGGCGGTGGAAATCGACATGCATTCCGAAGGATTTACGGCCGAGGAATATCCGGTCAAGGAATGTGGTTCGTGCGGGATGGTTTGGCGGGTGCGGTTGGAGAAAGGGGAGCCGAAAATCGACATCATCAAGGCTGCCGAATCGAAAAAGAACGGCTAACGGCAAGACTCCCGGAGAAGGCTTGCCGTTAGTGCCCGGCGGTTCAGGTGACTTCCTCAAACATCTCTTTGCCTGCACCACAGACAGGGCAGACCCATCCTTCCGGCAATTCAGCGAAAGGGGTTCCCGGGGCGACGCCGTTCTCGGGATCGCCGTTCGCCGGATCGTAGACATATTGGCAGATGGTGCACGTCCAACGTTGCATGATGTTTCTCCTCTCCTGTCAGATTGGCTGTATTTGCGTTGAATCGCCCGGCTTGCCCGGGCGGACTGATGTCGCTCCTATTCCTCCCAGCCGATGCACTGGACAGGGCAGCCGTCGATTGCCGGTTGAATTTCCTTCTCCGGGGCGCCGGTCGGATTGTACACCTCCGATTTCCCCTCACTGTTGAATCTGAATACTCCCGGGCATGTGGAGACACACAGCCCGCAGCTGATGCATGCATCCTGGTCGACCTTTGGTGTTCTTGCCATCCAGGCGTTCCTCCTTGGTAACGAATGTCCCCATTGTAGCAAGCTGACCCGCGCTGTCAATTGGCCCCTCCCAGTAACGGGGCGGATTTGACACTGTTTTACGTCGCTATTCCGAAAAACATTCTGATAAAATTCTGATAATTTCACTGGCACTTGATTTTTTTTTGTGCTATTAAAAAATGCTGTTTCCGTTCTAACCGCCTTATTTCATATGGAGGTAAAACCTTGAGACTGAACGACATTACCAGAGGAACCGGGCTCGAAGAGCACGGGATCACCAATGCCAACCTCATTTACTGGACCCCCCCCACGTCGGTCCTTTATGAGCAGATTGTCAAGCGGGGCGAAGGCCTTGTGACCCATCTGGGCGCGGTAGCGGTAAAGACCGGTCACTATACCGGCCGTGCCGCCAATGAGAAGTTCATCGTTGATGAGCCGACCTGCCACGACCACATTGCCTGGGGCAAGGTTAACCAACCGTTCGATCCCGCTAAGTTCGACGGTCTCTATAACCGGATGATGGCCTACCTGCACGGCAAGGATATCTTCGTTCAGGACTGTTTTGCCGGTGCCAGCCCGAAACACCGCCTCCCGGTACGGGTTATTACCGAAAAGGCTTGGCATTCGCTGTTCGCCCGCAATATGTTCGTGCGGGCCACCGCCGAGGAGCTGGTTGGCCACAAGCCGGGCTTTACGGTCATTGACCTGCCGAATTTCCACGCCGTGCCGAAGATTGACGGGACCAATACCGAAACCTTCATCATCGTCAATTTCGCCAAGAAGGTGATCATCATCGGTGGTACCAGCTATGCCGGGGAGATCAAGAAATCGATCTTCACCATTCTCAACTATCTCCTCCCCCAGGATAAGGGGATCCTCTCCATGCACTGCTCCGCCAATGTCGGAGAAAAAGGTGATGTGTCGGTCTTCTTTGGCCTTTCCGGTACCGGTAAGACTACGCTGTCCGCCGATCCGAAACGGTCGCTGATCGGTGACGACGAGCATGGCTGGGATGAAGAAGGGGTGTTCAACTTCGAGGGGGGCTGTTACGCCAAGATCATCAATCTTTCCAAAGAAGCCGAGCCGGAGATTTATGAAACTACCCGCCGCTTCGGGACCATTCTGGAAAACGTTGCCATCGATACTGTCAGCCGGCGGGTCGATCTGGACGACGACTCCTTCACCGAAAATACCCGCGCTTCCTACCCGATCACCCATATCCCGAACGTTGTCAGAGCGGGAATGGGCGGGCATCCGACCAATATCGTCATGCTGACCTGCGACGCGTTCGGGGTGCTGCCGCCGATCGCCAAGCTTTCGCCTGAGCAGGCGATGTATCACTTCCTGTCGGGCTACACGGCAAAAGTTGCCGGGACCGAGGCCGGAATCACCGAACCTCAGGCGGCGTTTTCCACCTGTTTCGGTGCGCCGTTCATGGCGCTGCACCCGTCCGTGTATGCCAAGCTGCTCGGCGAAAAGATCGCCAAGCACCAGGTTGACTGCTGGCTGGTGAACACCGGCTGGAGCGGCGGCCCCTACGGCGTGGGGAGCCGGATGAAAATCGCCTATTCGCGGGCGCTAGTCAATGCGGCTATCGACGGAACGCTGAGTGCCGGCGAGTTCGAGAAGGATCCTTTCTTCGGCCTGATGATCCCGAAAGCGTGTCCCGGCGTCCCGGCCGAAGTGCTGAATCCGCGTAACACCTGGACGGATAAGGCTAAGTACGATGAGACTGCCAAGGGGCTTGTGGAGCGGTTCCGCAAGAATTTCGACCAGTATAAGCAGTATGTGACTGCCGAAGTTGCCGCCATCATGTAGCTGTTCAACAGTGCAAGCGCTGTCTAAAAAGGCCCCCGAACCGGGGGCCTTTTTCTTTTTCCGACCTTTACGTAAACGTTATCTTGTAAAACGCTATTTTATCTGGTAAGCTGTAGCGACGTTGGCATCGGTGAATTATCATTGCTGAAGGGGGATTGCAATGGCAGACGCGTTTGATTTTGGTCGGTTGCGACGGTTGGTGCTGATTCATCTGGTGGTGCAGGTGTTTCTCTTTGTGCTGCTTGGCGTAGCGGCATTCGTGCTGCTGAACAAGGTGCCATCACACATCTTCACCAACAGCATTATCCGGGTCGTCATCGTTCAGCTGGTGCTGATCTATCCCTTATATCGCTTTGCCGCCGCCGACGCCGAGCGGGAAATCGCGGCCGCGGCGGTCAATCTCAGCGCCGAGCAGCTCAATGGCCTCCGCCGCAAACGGGTGTTCAGTGACATCACCAAAGGCGCCCTGTTCATCTTTTTCGGCACGTTCGTGCTCCGTGCACCTGCCGCTCCGCAGATTCAGTTCTCTATCCTGTTCGTTTTCCTGCTCTCAAACCTTGCCTATTTTCAGTGCTTCAACGCTGTGGCGAAGCGGCAGATGCGCGGGAAGCAGTAAAAAAGCCCGCCATCCTGCTGAAAACGTCGTCGCTCTTACCGGTTACCAGGCTGACCGGCGGCAGTGACTTCAGAAAAAAACGGCCGTAGTTCTTGGAGAGCACCCTGCTGTCGAGGATCAACACTGCCCCCCGGTCGTCCCGGCTGCGGATGAGGCGGCCAAACCCCTGCTTGAATTTGATCACCGCCTGAGGAACCGTGTAGTCCATGAACGGATCGCCGCCGGCGGCGGCGATATGCTCGGCACGGGCCTCTAGGATCGGTTCGGTCGGCACCCGGAACGGGAGCCGGGTGATCACTACCAGTTCCAGCGCCTTTCCCTGCACATCGACTCCTTCCCAGAACGAATCGGTGCCGAACAGTACCGCGTTCGGCTCCTTCCTGAAGCGGGCGAGGAGGTGATGGCGGTTGACCTCTCCCTGGCGGAGCGGGGTGAGCGTGAGCCGGCGGAGAGTCTCGGCCATCCTGGCAAAGAGTCGGCTCAGCAGCTCGTAGGAGGTGAACAGAACGAAGGCGTGGCCGCCGGAGATGGCCAGCCCCTTGTGGAGAGCGATCTCAAGCGCGTCCGTAAACCGGCTGCTGCCCGGTTCGGGCAGGTCGTTCGGAATGCCGACAAACGCCTGATGCTCGTAATCGAACGGCGAGGCGAGCAGTAGCTCCGTTACTCGCTGGCGATCGAGCAGGCCGATGCCGGTCCGATGTTCCAGGTAATCGAAGCGCTCGCCGACCGCGAGGGTGGCCGAGGTAACGACAACCGTCTTGAAAGCGTCAAGGATGCTCCGCTTGATGGCGGTTGCCACGTCGAGCGGAGACGAGCAGAGCTTGATCGTCAATCCCTTGCTTCCTCTCCTGGCCTCGAACCAGCGGCAGACCTCCTCGGCGCTGCTGACAAAGTCGAGCAGATCGTGGGCGTATGCCTCCAACCGACCAACAACCCCTTTCAGATCTATGAGCGTGCCGGCAAGCTTCTCTTGGGCGCGGTCGGGGACCCGGCCGCAACCCTTGAGAAATAGCTTGAGTCTGGCCGCATAAGCATTGAGATCGGCTGCCAGCTCGCGCGCCTCATCATCGACTTCCCGCCAGAATTTCGTTCCGTAGAGCGACTGGGTCACCCGGAGCTTCCGTTCGCCGGCGGCTTCCTTTGCCCCATCCAAGTAAGCGAGTAAGGCCAGGCCGATGGCGTCGAGAGCCCGGCCGGCGTTGTCGCTGAGGGTCAAGCGGCCGGGAATGAGTGAGCCTTCAAGGATGTCGGCCAGTTCCCGGTACAACTCGTCGCATGAGTCGGGTAGTTCCCGGGAGAGCTGACTGGAGAGGTGCGGCAACAGGCCGCGCTGGGCTTTGCGGGGATGCTGCAGCTTGCCGAGCAGCTTCAACAGTCCCAGCCGGGAAACCTGCGCCGAGAGATGGCCGGTGGCAACATCTTCCAGGTGATGCCCCTCGTCGAAGATCAGTCGTTCGAAAGGGGGGAGAATGGCGGTTGAGCCGTAGCCCGTTTCCTGGCGCAGCGCCACGTCGGCCAACAGCAGCGAATGGTTGACAACCAGGATGTCGGCGGAGGCCGCTTCGCGCCGGGCGGAGTAGAAAAAGCAGCGACCATAGTGGGGACAGCGGACCCTGCCGCACTGATCGGCCTCGCAGGCAACTTCTTCCCAAGTCTCCTCTTTCGGGACGAACGAGAGATCATTGCGGCATCCTTCGGCCGTTGTTTCGCTCCAGGCGACGATTGCTTCGAGTTCGCCAGCCGACGGATCATCCTTGAAAAGTGAAGGATCGGCCTTTATCCCCTCCAGCTTGCGCCGGCAAAGATAATTGCCGCGTCCCTTGACCAGGACGGCACGGAAATGCAGTCCGCTGTGTTTCTGCAGAAAGGGGATGTCCTTCTTGGTGAGCTGTTCCTGGAGGTTGATGGTATTGGTGGAAACCACCACCCGTTCCTTGTTGCGGATGGCCCAGGTTACGGCCGGGACCAGGTAGGCCAGGGACTTGCCGGTCCCGGTCCCCGCCTCGATCACTGCCACCTGTTCCTCGTTGAACGCCTCGGTGACGGCGAACGCCATCCGGAGCTGTTCTTCGCGAAATTCATAGCCGGGCAGGTTGGCGGCAAATGTCCCTTCCGGCGCAAACATTGTCTCGATTTCGGGAAACGAAAGCCGCTCGATCTGTCGCCGGGCGAAGGGGGCAACGGCTTGATAGCACTGTTCGACCGCGTTGTCGACGATATAAAAGCCAACGCCCTGATTGCCGAGCAGCGAGGCGATTTCCAGGTCGGCCTGGGAGGGAATGAGTTGACCGGAGGGATGGTTATGGATGACCACGTCACCGAATGACGCGGCGATCATGATGGCGGCCACGGCGTCACGGTTACCCCGGGCGAGGGGCTCGATCTCGACGACGAGCCGATTCTCATCGGTGCGACCGAGGAAGAATACCTCGTTGCCGCCGGCCTCGCTGATCGCCGTGCGCATCTCCAGAATGGGTTTATCGGAAAAGTACCGCCTCATCGGTGAGAGGATAGCCTCTTTCACTATCCCTCGGCAACGCTTTTTCGCGTCATGGAGGGCGGACGGTCAGGAAGAGCTGCCCAGGGGGATGCTACCACGAAGAGGGGACGAATATGTTTCGTCCCCTCCCTTTTGTCCACCGGTTATTTCTTGTGGCACTCGCCGCAGCGGGTCGGTCCCTTCTTCATCTGCTCGTGGCACCCTTTACAGGTCTTGTGTGCGAAGTCCTTGCCGAACCCTTCGATCTTGCCGGGGCCTTTTTCATGGCAGGACTTGCAGTCCTTCAGCAATTCCTGGTGCATCTTGTGCGGGAAGGTGACGTTGCCGTTCCGGGCCGGGAAGGTGAGGGTATCGGCGGCAAAGGCCGTTCCGGCGGCGAAGAGGGTGAGGGCCAGCGTTGCAAGCAGTCTTTTCATGGTGCATCTCCTTGTGTGCTGATTTCGGACAACTTTATGGCCCATTGTGGCAAATTGCTGCGGTCCCGGGTAGCGACATCGTGCGGAATGCAACCCGATGTCGGGTCGCCAACCGGTATTTGTTCCCCCGGTCAGCCGCTCTTATGGCAATCGCCGCACCTGGTCGGTCCCTTCTTCATCTGTTCATGGCATCCTTTGCAGCCTTTGCCGTGGGCCATGACCTTGTCGAATCCATCAATTTTTCGCGGGCCGTTCTCATGGCAGATTCGGCATTGCCCCAAAGCGTCCTGATGTTTCTTGTGGGGAAAGACGACAGCGCCGATCCTAGTCGGGTAGGTGATTTTTTCGATGGCGTAGCCGATCCCAACATAGAAAAGTACGAGAAATGCCGCACCGAGTAGCCTGATTGACATGGCTTGCTCCTTTCGAAGTGGCGAATGCCCTGACACGCTACAAAATCTGTGCCTTGCTGCCGGATTTGGGCCGCACATTTCGTGGCGAGGGGGCGAAATGCGCAAAAGACTTCCGACTTGGCGACAAAACCTGTTACAATGCAATCGCCATGACCAATTCTATCGGGAAAAACGACAAGAATGCCGCGCCAATCGTTGCTATTGATGGGACGGCGATCAAGGGGGTCCGGGAGGCAAAAAAGCTGACCCAACTCTATGTTGCCAACGTCGTCGGGGTGACGACCGATACTATTTCCCGCTGGGAAAACAACCGCTATCCCACCGTCAAACGGGATAATGCGGAAAAGCTGGCAATGGCCCTTGAAGTTGAACTGCCGGAAATCCTTCGCCGGGAACCGGTGCCGGAAGAAGCGTCGCTGGCTACGCCGGAGAAACGGGACTGGCGACTAGTCGCGTCGCTGGCGGTCATCGTGGTGGTTGTGCTGGTGGTCGGAATCTTTATCTACCAGCGCTCGATCACCCGCCTGGTGGCTGTCCGCTGGCTGCCGCATTACGGGGCGCCGGGACAGATTGTCCCGGTGCAGATCAAAGTGCTGCGGCCAAACAGCGATAGCGGCGGTTTCATCGTCAAGGAGCGATTACCGGCGGGCGGGCGCTTTGTCCGTTCGAACCCGCCGGCGGCAGGTGATGTGGGAGGCGGTGCGGTGAAATGGCTGATTGCCGGCGGTAGCGGACCCGTGACCATCTCCTATACGATGACCTTGCCACAAGGCCTGCAGGCCGATACGCTGGCCCGGTTCAATGGCGAACTGGTTCGCCGGGAAGGGCCGGGGACCAGCAAAGACGACATCGGCGGCGACGACACGATTACCGTCGGCGGCTATCATTGGGCTGACAGCAATGGCGATCACCGGATCGACGACAACGAGATCATGCCGGCCTATTATCTGACGGAAGAGATGAAGGGGTTGGGGCTGGACTGGCGAACCATCGAAAACATCTGGAGCGGTCGCGGCTACCGGTGGAATGAGCGTAAAAAAGGTTATGAGGTCGTCAAGTGAGTGTTGTCGCCGAGCCACGGCGTTACCGCTCGTTTTCCGATGAATTGAAACGGCTCTTCGGCTGCCGGGTCCACCGGATTTCCGTGGATGCCGGCTTTACCTGCCCAAACCGCGACGGTACCGTCGGCCATGGCGGCTGCATCTATTGTGGGGG contains:
- the pckA gene encoding phosphoenolpyruvate carboxykinase (ATP); its protein translation is MRLNDITRGTGLEEHGITNANLIYWTPPTSVLYEQIVKRGEGLVTHLGAVAVKTGHYTGRAANEKFIVDEPTCHDHIAWGKVNQPFDPAKFDGLYNRMMAYLHGKDIFVQDCFAGASPKHRLPVRVITEKAWHSLFARNMFVRATAEELVGHKPGFTVIDLPNFHAVPKIDGTNTETFIIVNFAKKVIIIGGTSYAGEIKKSIFTILNYLLPQDKGILSMHCSANVGEKGDVSVFFGLSGTGKTTLSADPKRSLIGDDEHGWDEEGVFNFEGGCYAKIINLSKEAEPEIYETTRRFGTILENVAIDTVSRRVDLDDDSFTENTRASYPITHIPNVVRAGMGGHPTNIVMLTCDAFGVLPPIAKLSPEQAMYHFLSGYTAKVAGTEAGITEPQAAFSTCFGAPFMALHPSVYAKLLGEKIAKHQVDCWLVNTGWSGGPYGVGSRMKIAYSRALVNAAIDGTLSAGEFEKDPFFGLMIPKACPGVPAEVLNPRNTWTDKAKYDETAKGLVERFRKNFDQYKQYVTAEVAAIM
- a CDS encoding helicase C-terminal domain-containing protein, coding for MRRYFSDKPILEMRTAISEAGGNEVFFLGRTDENRLVVEIEPLARGNRDAVAAIMIAASFGDVVIHNHPSGQLIPSQADLEIASLLGNQGVGFYIVDNAVEQCYQAVAPFARRQIERLSFPEIETMFAPEGTFAANLPGYEFREEQLRMAFAVTEAFNEEQVAVIEAGTGTGKSLAYLVPAVTWAIRNKERVVVSTNTINLQEQLTKKDIPFLQKHSGLHFRAVLVKGRGNYLCRRKLEGIKADPSLFKDDPSAGELEAIVAWSETTAEGCRNDLSFVPKEETWEEVACEADQCGRVRCPHYGRCFFYSARREAASADILVVNHSLLLADVALRQETGYGSTAILPPFERLIFDEGHHLEDVATGHLSAQVSRLGLLKLLGKLQHPRKAQRGLLPHLSSQLSRELPDSCDELYRELADILEGSLIPGRLTLSDNAGRALDAIGLALLAYLDGAKEAAGERKLRVTQSLYGTKFWREVDDEARELAADLNAYAARLKLFLKGCGRVPDRAQEKLAGTLIDLKGVVGRLEAYAHDLLDFVSSAEEVCRWFEARRGSKGLTIKLCSSPLDVATAIKRSILDAFKTVVVTSATLAVGERFDYLEHRTGIGLLDRQRVTELLLASPFDYEHQAFVGIPNDLPEPGSSRFTDALEIALHKGLAISGGHAFVLFTSYELLSRLFARMAETLRRLTLTPLRQGEVNRHHLLARFRKEPNAVLFGTDSFWEGVDVQGKALELVVITRLPFRVPTEPILEARAEHIAAAGGDPFMDYTVPQAVIKFKQGFGRLIRSRDDRGAVLILDSRVLSKNYGRFFLKSLPPVSLVTGKSDDVFSRMAGFFTASRASAASPQR
- a CDS encoding cytochrome c3 family protein, whose amino-acid sequence is MSIRLLGAAFLVLFYVGIGYAIEKITYPTRIGAVVFPHKKHQDALGQCRICHENGPRKIDGFDKVMAHGKGCKGCHEQMKKGPTRCGDCHKSG
- a CDS encoding helix-turn-helix transcriptional regulator yields the protein MTNSIGKNDKNAAPIVAIDGTAIKGVREAKKLTQLYVANVVGVTTDTISRWENNRYPTVKRDNAEKLAMALEVELPEILRREPVPEEASLATPEKRDWRLVASLAVIVVVVLVVGIFIYQRSITRLVAVRWLPHYGAPGQIVPVQIKVLRPNSDSGGFIVKERLPAGGRFVRSNPPAAGDVGGGAVKWLIAGGSGPVTISYTMTLPQGLQADTLARFNGELVRREGPGTSKDDIGGDDTITVGGYHWADSNGDHRIDDNEIMPAYYLTEEMKGLGLDWRTIENIWSGRGYRWNERKKGYEVVK
- the rd gene encoding rubredoxin yields the protein MQRWTCTICQYVYDPANGDPENGVAPGTPFAELPEGWVCPVCGAGKEMFEEVT
- a CDS encoding pyridoxal-phosphate-dependent aminotransferase family protein → MAKKLFIPGPVEVHPDILAAMAMPMIGHRMPEYAALHGRVTGALKKLLATEEKVFLATSSAFGVMEGAVRNLVKRRCVNFCNGAFSDKWHDVTKRCGKEADAVKVDWGKAITPDIVDRALATGKYDSLTLIHNETSTGVMSPLPEIAAVLKKYPEVVSIIDTVSSMSALSIPVDALGIDCCIFGVQKAFALPPGLAVFTASAKALERAGTVEGRGYYFDFLEFAANDLKNNTPSTPCISLVYALDRQLERIFSEGLEQRWARHREMASLVRNWVVDRGFGFFAEEPYRSLTLTCAVNSRNVDLAALKKILAGRGYAFDDGYGKIKGQTFRIAHMGDMQCADLCEFLSVIDESLGQLS
- a CDS encoding cytochrome c7, giving the protein MKRLLATLALTLFAAGTAFAADTLTFPARNGNVTFPHKMHQELLKDCKSCHEKGPGKIEGFGKDFAHKTCKGCHEQMKKGPTRCGECHKK
- a CDS encoding cytochrome c3 family protein, whose product is MSIRKMAGYLWNPISLVGFLFVFVATGLIITFLALEMITGMDQPYIGLLVYFAFPALLILGILLVPFGGWRTRNRQRTARPDEIPVYPTLDFNDPHKRHLFIFFVLATVVFVLIVTIASILGYEFTESTTFCGELCHTVMQPEHTAWKNSPHARVKCVECHVGPGAKWYVKAKISGLRQVWAVLAHTYPTPIETPIENLRPARDTCEQCHWPEKFYSGRQKVFYHYAPNKENTPREINMLINIGGTPKSPHSKGIHWHIGTEVFYIARDKKRLDIPYIAVQQKDGSFVEYMNTEAPLRKEEITAANKRLMDCTDCHNRPTHIYRSPSQEMDEHIVSGLIDPTLPYIKKVAVELLEKPYASQEEATAAIGEALPAYYAKNYPEVAKQKAAAIKHAVEQVKDIYSRNFFPKMKVAWNTYPNHIGHFYSPGCFRCHDGKHKAANGRVISKDCNLCHTVIGQKQENIPPGKEVKEFVHPVDIGNALYTANCSDCHAAGGEDVAGGGQQ
- a CDS encoding ferredoxin, producing MARTPKVDQDACISCGLCVSTCPGVFRFNSEGKSEVYNPTGAPEKEIQPAIDGCPVQCIGWEE